A section of the Kribbella voronezhensis genome encodes:
- the carB gene encoding carbamoyl-phosphate synthase large subunit encodes MPRRTDIDSVLVIGSGPIVIGQACEFDYSGTQACRVLKEEGFRVILVNSNPATIMTDPEFADATYVEPITPQFVEKVIEKERPDVLLATLGGQTALNAAIALHENGVLEKYGVELIGASVDAIQRGENRESFKAIVEKLGAETARSHVCHTMDDVLGAADAMGYPLVIRPSFTMGGVGSGMAYDEADLRRIAGAGLTASPTTEVLIEESIVGWKEYELEVMRDKADNVVIICSIENVDPMGVHTGDSVTVAPAMTLTDREYQTMRDLAIGIIREVGVDTGGCNIQFAVDPADGRLIVIEMNPRVSRSSALASKATGFPIAKIAAKVAIGYTLDEIPNDITQQTPASFEPTLDYVVVKVPRFAFEKFPAADATLTTHMKSVGEAMAIGRNYTEALQKALRSLEKPEARFSWAEPPASELEPLLEAIKTPHDGRLRTVMDAIRAGATPEQINDATRIDPWFIDQLYLIHETAGAVAAAPRLTPEILKLAKRHGFSDLQLAEIRGLTEDVVRGVRQALGIRPVYKTVDTCAAEFAAATPYHYSSYDEESEVAPRDKPAVLILGSGPNRIGQGIEFDYSCVHASMALREAGYCTVMVNCNPETVSTDYDTSDRLYFEPLTCEDVLEIVYAELQAGPVAGVIVQLGGQTPLGLAQRLADAGVPIVGTSPEAIHLAEERGAFGKVLSDANLPAPKHGTAMSFDEAQEIAAEIGFPVLVRPSYVLGGRGMEIVYSEGELTAALRRLSGDALAANWEHPVLIDRFLDDAVEIDVDGLFDGTELFLGGVMEHIEEAGVHSGDSSCALPPITLGNADIEKIRVSTEAIARGVGVRGLLNVQYALAGDVLYVLEANPRASRTVPFVSKATATPLAKAAARVMLGATIAVLREEGMLPAVGDGGTLPVSTPIAVKEAVMPFNRFRTIDGSSVDTVLGPEMRSTGEVMGIDETFGTAFAKSQAGASQPLPGSGKVFVSVANRDKRHMIFPVKRLADLGFEIYATEGTADVLRRNGVESVTVRKSSQGPGPNGEPTIVQMVHDGELNLIVNTPIGITQGGSPRIDGYEIRSAAVARNIPCITTVQGLAAAVQGIEAQQAGDIGVRSLQDWASRIRGLADTAAGGSGTGGAAAGGSAGGGAVADASVES; translated from the coding sequence ATGCCACGCCGTACAGATATCGACTCGGTGCTGGTGATCGGTTCCGGCCCGATCGTGATCGGCCAGGCCTGCGAGTTCGACTACTCCGGGACCCAGGCCTGCCGGGTGCTGAAGGAGGAGGGCTTCCGGGTCATCCTGGTGAACTCCAACCCGGCCACGATCATGACGGACCCGGAGTTCGCCGACGCGACGTACGTGGAGCCGATCACCCCGCAGTTCGTGGAGAAGGTGATCGAGAAGGAGCGCCCGGACGTCCTGCTCGCCACCCTGGGCGGCCAGACCGCTCTGAACGCAGCAATCGCTCTCCACGAGAACGGCGTGCTGGAGAAGTACGGCGTCGAGCTGATCGGCGCCTCGGTGGACGCGATCCAGCGCGGTGAGAACCGCGAGTCGTTCAAGGCGATCGTCGAGAAGCTGGGCGCCGAGACCGCGCGTTCACACGTCTGCCACACGATGGACGACGTGCTCGGCGCGGCCGACGCGATGGGCTATCCGCTGGTCATCCGGCCGTCGTTCACCATGGGCGGCGTCGGGTCGGGGATGGCGTACGACGAAGCCGATCTGCGCCGGATCGCCGGAGCCGGCCTGACCGCCAGCCCGACGACCGAGGTGCTGATCGAGGAGTCGATCGTCGGCTGGAAGGAATACGAGCTGGAGGTGATGCGCGACAAGGCGGACAACGTCGTGATCATCTGCTCGATCGAGAACGTCGACCCGATGGGCGTGCACACCGGCGACTCGGTCACGGTCGCGCCGGCGATGACGCTGACCGACCGTGAGTACCAGACCATGCGGGACCTTGCCATCGGCATCATCCGCGAGGTTGGCGTCGACACCGGCGGCTGCAACATCCAGTTCGCGGTGGACCCGGCCGACGGCCGGCTGATCGTGATCGAGATGAACCCGCGGGTGTCCCGGTCGTCCGCGCTGGCGTCGAAGGCGACCGGCTTCCCGATCGCGAAGATCGCGGCGAAGGTTGCCATCGGCTACACCCTGGACGAGATCCCGAACGACATCACCCAGCAGACCCCGGCGAGCTTCGAGCCGACGCTGGACTACGTGGTGGTGAAGGTGCCGCGGTTCGCGTTCGAGAAGTTCCCGGCCGCCGACGCGACGCTGACCACGCACATGAAGAGCGTCGGTGAGGCGATGGCGATCGGCCGCAACTACACCGAGGCGCTGCAGAAGGCTCTGCGGTCGCTGGAGAAGCCCGAGGCCCGGTTCTCCTGGGCCGAGCCGCCGGCGTCCGAGCTGGAGCCGTTGCTGGAGGCAATCAAGACGCCGCACGACGGCCGGCTGCGCACGGTGATGGACGCCATCCGGGCCGGCGCGACGCCGGAGCAGATCAACGACGCGACCAGGATCGACCCCTGGTTCATCGACCAGCTGTACCTGATCCACGAGACCGCCGGTGCCGTCGCGGCCGCGCCCCGGCTCACTCCGGAGATCCTGAAGCTCGCCAAGCGGCACGGTTTCTCGGATCTCCAGCTGGCCGAGATCCGCGGGTTGACCGAGGACGTCGTACGGGGTGTGCGGCAGGCGCTCGGGATCCGCCCGGTCTACAAGACAGTGGACACCTGCGCGGCCGAGTTCGCCGCTGCCACGCCGTACCACTACTCGTCGTACGACGAGGAGTCCGAGGTGGCGCCGCGGGACAAGCCGGCCGTGCTGATCCTCGGCTCCGGGCCGAACCGGATCGGGCAGGGGATCGAGTTCGACTACTCCTGTGTGCACGCGTCGATGGCGCTGCGCGAGGCCGGCTACTGCACGGTGATGGTGAACTGCAACCCGGAGACGGTCTCGACCGACTACGACACCTCCGACCGGCTGTACTTCGAGCCGCTCACCTGCGAGGACGTGCTCGAGATCGTGTACGCCGAACTGCAGGCCGGCCCGGTCGCCGGGGTGATCGTGCAACTGGGCGGGCAGACCCCGCTCGGGCTGGCGCAGCGGCTGGCGGACGCGGGCGTGCCGATCGTCGGGACGTCGCCGGAAGCCATTCACCTGGCGGAGGAGCGGGGCGCCTTCGGCAAGGTCCTCTCCGACGCGAATCTGCCGGCTCCCAAGCACGGCACCGCGATGTCCTTCGACGAAGCGCAGGAGATCGCGGCAGAGATCGGTTTCCCCGTTCTCGTCCGGCCGTCGTACGTGCTCGGCGGCCGCGGCATGGAGATCGTGTACTCCGAGGGCGAACTGACCGCTGCTCTGAGGCGGCTCAGCGGCGACGCGCTCGCGGCGAACTGGGAGCACCCGGTGCTGATCGACCGGTTCCTGGACGACGCGGTCGAGATCGACGTCGACGGGCTGTTCGACGGGACCGAGCTCTTCCTCGGCGGTGTGATGGAGCACATCGAGGAGGCGGGCGTGCACTCGGGCGACTCGTCCTGCGCGCTGCCGCCGATCACCTTGGGGAACGCGGATATCGAAAAGATCCGGGTCTCGACCGAGGCGATCGCCCGCGGCGTCGGCGTACGGGGTCTGCTGAATGTCCAGTACGCGCTGGCGGGTGACGTGCTCTACGTGCTGGAGGCGAACCCGCGCGCCTCGCGGACCGTGCCGTTCGTCTCCAAGGCGACCGCGACGCCGCTGGCCAAGGCTGCCGCGCGAGTGATGCTTGGGGCAACGATCGCCGTACTGCGTGAGGAAGGCATGCTGCCCGCCGTCGGTGACGGTGGGACGCTGCCGGTCTCGACGCCGATCGCGGTCAAGGAAGCGGTGATGCCGTTCAACCGGTTCCGGACTATCGACGGCTCGTCGGTCGACACCGTGCTCGGACCGGAGATGCGCTCCACCGGTGAGGTGATGGGCATCGACGAGACCTTCGGTACGGCGTTCGCCAAGTCGCAGGCCGGCGCCTCGCAGCCGTTGCCCGGGTCGGGCAAGGTGTTCGTGTCGGTCGCCAACCGGGACAAGCGGCACATGATCTTCCCGGTCAAGAGGCTGGCGGATCTGGGCTTCGAGATCTACGCGACCGAAGGCACCGCCGACGTACTGCGGCGCAACGGGGTCGAGTCGGTCACCGTTCGCAAGAGCAGCCAGGGACCGGGGCCGAACGGCGAGCCGACCATCGTGCAGATGGTCCACGACGGCGAGCTGAACCTGATCGTCAACACCCCGATCGGGATCACCCAGGGCGGTTCGCCGCGGATCGACGGCTACGAGATCCGCAGCGCGGCGGTGGCGCGGAACATCCCTTGCATCACCACCGTGCAGGGGCTCGCGGCCGCGGTCCAGGGCATCGAGGCGCAGCAGGCCGGCGACATCGGAGTGCGCTCTCTCCAGGACTGGGCCTCCCGGATCCGCGGCCTCGCCGACACGGCGGCCGGCGGCTCAGGGACCGGCGGGGCGGCGGCCGGTGGCTCAGCGGGCGGCGGCGCGGTGGCTGATGCCTCGGTGGAAAGCTGA
- a CDS encoding quinone-dependent dihydroorotate dehydrogenase — protein sequence MTAFPLYRKVVRPVLYRLGHGDAEIAHEQTLHGLRRLSRVPGAVSALSRSYGSLPAGLARTVFGVRFPSPVGLAAGMDKNGIALPAWRALGFGFVEVGTVTAQPQPGNPKPRLFRLVQSEAVINRMGFNNLGSAALAERLAAYGDLGYPLGISIGKSKVTPLEDAVEDYVTSLRRLYRYGDYFAVNVSSPNTPGLRSLQDSGHLRELLGALHTEAGSLATGGRGPKPILVKIAPDLTEPAIDELLGVCTDVGVAGIIATNTTIGRSGLAPADERLAGEAGGLSGRPLTETSAKVVAHIHAETQGALPIIGVGGILDPSDAARLLDAGASLVQLYTGLIYRGPGLVRRTNRLLEDR from the coding sequence GTGACCGCGTTTCCCCTTTACCGCAAGGTGGTCCGGCCGGTGCTGTACCGGCTGGGCCACGGGGACGCGGAGATCGCGCATGAGCAGACGCTGCACGGACTGCGCCGGCTGAGCCGCGTTCCCGGCGCGGTGAGCGCTCTCTCGCGCAGCTACGGCTCTCTCCCGGCAGGCCTGGCCCGCACCGTCTTCGGGGTGCGTTTCCCAAGTCCGGTCGGGCTCGCGGCGGGGATGGACAAGAACGGGATCGCGCTACCGGCCTGGCGGGCGCTCGGCTTCGGCTTCGTCGAGGTCGGCACGGTCACGGCGCAGCCCCAGCCGGGGAACCCGAAGCCGCGCTTGTTCCGCTTGGTGCAGAGCGAGGCCGTGATCAACCGGATGGGGTTCAACAACCTCGGCTCGGCGGCACTGGCGGAGCGGCTCGCGGCGTACGGCGATCTCGGGTACCCGCTCGGCATCTCGATCGGCAAGTCGAAGGTGACGCCACTGGAGGACGCGGTCGAGGACTACGTCACCTCGCTGCGAAGGCTCTACCGGTACGGCGACTACTTCGCGGTCAACGTGAGTTCGCCGAACACCCCGGGATTGCGCTCTCTGCAGGACTCCGGTCACCTCCGCGAGCTGCTCGGCGCGCTGCATACCGAGGCCGGCTCCCTGGCGACCGGCGGTCGCGGCCCGAAGCCGATCCTGGTCAAGATCGCACCGGACCTGACCGAGCCGGCGATCGACGAACTGCTCGGTGTCTGCACCGACGTCGGCGTCGCCGGGATCATCGCGACCAATACGACGATCGGCCGGTCGGGTCTCGCTCCTGCCGACGAACGGCTGGCCGGCGAAGCCGGCGGGCTGTCCGGCAGACCGCTCACCGAGACCTCGGCCAAGGTGGTCGCGCACATCCACGCGGAAACGCAGGGAGCGCTCCCCATCATCGGCGTCGGCGGGATCCTCGATCCGTCCGACGCCGCCCGCCTGCTGGACGCGGGCGCGAGCCTCGTCCAGCTCTACACCGGCTTGATCTACCGCGGTCCCGGTCTCGTACGCCGGACGAACCGCCTTCTGGAGGATCGATGA
- the pyrF gene encoding orotidine-5'-phosphate decarboxylase, with product MSSQPFGIRLRAAMNQRGPLCVGIDPHQHLLDQWGLPDTAEGLASFTYGVVDALAEHVAVFKPQSAFFERFGSAGIAVLEQATIRLRDAGALVIIDAKRGDIGSTMAGYAAAYLAEKGPLACDALTVSPYLGFGSLQPAIDEARAAGAGLFVLALTSNPEGPQFQSARTTAGPTVAGAVLDGLRELNADAEDLGSFGAVVGATIKSTGEDLDIRGPLLAPGLGAQGGTAAGLTEVFGTAVRNVVPSSSREILAAGPGATALQDAAARSNDAFRTVLGY from the coding sequence ATGAGCAGCCAGCCCTTCGGCATCCGTCTGCGCGCCGCGATGAACCAGCGCGGCCCGCTCTGCGTCGGGATCGACCCGCACCAGCACCTCCTCGACCAGTGGGGCCTGCCCGACACCGCTGAGGGCCTGGCGTCCTTCACGTACGGCGTGGTCGACGCGCTGGCCGAGCACGTCGCGGTATTCAAGCCCCAGTCGGCGTTCTTCGAGCGCTTCGGCTCGGCCGGCATCGCAGTACTGGAACAGGCCACGATCCGCCTCCGGGACGCCGGTGCGCTCGTGATCATCGACGCCAAGCGCGGCGACATCGGCTCGACGATGGCCGGCTACGCGGCCGCCTACCTGGCCGAGAAGGGCCCGCTGGCCTGCGACGCGCTCACAGTCAGCCCGTACCTCGGCTTCGGCTCGCTGCAGCCGGCGATCGACGAGGCCCGCGCTGCCGGTGCCGGTCTCTTCGTCCTCGCTCTCACGTCGAACCCCGAAGGCCCCCAGTTCCAGTCCGCCCGTACGACGGCCGGCCCGACCGTGGCAGGCGCCGTACTCGACGGTCTTCGTGAGCTCAACGCCGACGCCGAGGACCTCGGTTCCTTCGGTGCCGTGGTCGGCGCGACCATCAAGTCCACCGGCGAGGACCTCGACATCCGCGGCCCCCTCCTCGCCCCCGGCCTGGGCGCCCAGGGCGGCACCGCCGCCGGCCTCACCGAGGTCTTCGGCACCGCGGTCCGCAACGTCGTCCCCTCCAGTTCCCGCGAAATCCTCGCCGCCGGCCCCGGCGCCACCGCACTCCAGGACGCGGCGGCCCGCTCCAACGACGCCTTCCGGACAGTCCTCGGCTACTGA
- the mihF gene encoding integration host factor, actinobacterial type, with amino-acid sequence MPLPSLTPEQRAAALDKAAAARRERAEIKNRIRHSGASPTQVLHEGQVNDVIGKMRVSALLQCIPGVGKVRAQQIMERAGISETRRVRGLGTNQIAALEREFAE; translated from the coding sequence GTGCCACTTCCTTCTTTGACCCCGGAGCAGCGAGCGGCGGCTCTGGACAAGGCCGCGGCGGCGCGGCGCGAGCGTGCGGAGATCAAGAACCGGATCCGCCACTCCGGAGCGTCCCCGACGCAGGTTCTGCACGAGGGGCAGGTCAACGACGTGATCGGCAAGATGCGGGTCAGCGCGCTGCTGCAGTGCATCCCCGGCGTCGGCAAGGTGCGGGCCCAGCAGATCATGGAGCGGGCCGGCATCTCCGAGACGCGCCGGGTCCGCGGTCTGGGCACGAACCAGATCGCCGCGCTCGAGCGCGAATTCGCCGAGTGA
- the gmk gene encoding guanylate kinase: MESDTGNATPADSGTAISRGNPSGRTGRGVGGARLTVLAGPTAVGKGTVAADIRERFPEIWISVSATTRKARPGEEHGVHYLFVTDDEFDRMIADDELLEWAVVHKAARYGTPRQPVLDKLAEGRPALLEIDLQGARQVRETMPDAHFVFLAPPSWDELVRRLVGRGTETAEERERRLETATLELAAEKEFDVTIVNASVREAADQLVKLIRSPSISGKS; the protein is encoded by the coding sequence ATGGAATCGGACACGGGGAACGCAACACCAGCCGACAGCGGTACGGCGATCTCGCGCGGCAACCCGTCCGGCCGGACCGGCCGCGGCGTCGGCGGCGCGCGGCTGACCGTGCTGGCCGGCCCGACCGCCGTCGGCAAGGGCACGGTCGCCGCGGACATCCGGGAGCGCTTCCCCGAGATCTGGATCTCGGTCTCGGCGACCACCCGCAAGGCGCGGCCGGGCGAAGAGCACGGTGTGCACTACCTGTTCGTGACCGACGACGAGTTCGACCGGATGATCGCCGACGACGAACTGCTCGAGTGGGCGGTCGTCCACAAGGCCGCCCGGTACGGGACGCCCCGGCAGCCGGTGCTCGACAAGCTGGCCGAGGGCCGGCCCGCGCTGCTGGAGATCGACCTGCAGGGTGCCCGGCAGGTCCGCGAGACGATGCCGGACGCGCATTTCGTCTTCCTCGCCCCGCCGAGCTGGGACGAACTGGTCCGCCGGCTGGTCGGCCGGGGCACCGAAACGGCCGAGGAGCGGGAGCGCCGGCTGGAGACGGCTACTCTGGAGCTGGCGGCCGAGAAGGAGTTCGACGTCACGATCGTGAACGCCTCGGTTCGGGAGGCGGCCGATCAGTTGGTAAAGTTGATTCGATCACCCTCCATCTCTGGAAAGAGCTGA
- the rpoZ gene encoding DNA-directed RNA polymerase subunit omega, with protein sequence MSGNQPVAIGITSPPIDDLLTRTDSKYKLVLYSAKRARQINAYYSQLGEGLLEYVGPLVETHVQEKPLSIAMREINEGVLTCTDIDPEAEAEAAAAAEKSE encoded by the coding sequence TTGTCTGGCAACCAGCCCGTCGCCATCGGCATCACCTCCCCGCCGATCGACGACCTGCTCACCCGTACCGACTCGAAGTACAAGCTGGTCCTGTACTCGGCCAAGCGGGCCCGGCAGATCAACGCCTACTACTCCCAGCTCGGCGAAGGCCTGCTGGAGTACGTCGGACCGCTGGTCGAGACCCACGTCCAGGAGAAGCCGCTCTCGATCGCCATGCGCGAGATCAACGAGGGCGTGCTGACCTGCACGGACATCGACCCCGAGGCCGAGGCGGAAGCCGCCGCAGCCGCGGAGAAGTCCGAGTAG
- the coaBC gene encoding bifunctional phosphopantothenoylcysteine decarboxylase/phosphopantothenate--cysteine ligase CoaBC: MTQPPPTPGEASAPGGSVVPTTKPNVVLGVGGGIAAYKVCDLLRRLTESGHRVRVVPTAAALEFVGAATWAALSGQPVTADPFDDVHEVPHVRIGKGADLVVVAPATANLIAKAAHGLADDLLTNTLLTARCPILFAAAMHTEMWEHPATQANVATLRSRGITVLDPAVGRLTGSDTGRGRLPEPAEIFAISQLMLADETARAAGQSVADLTGKHVLVSAGGTREHLDPVRYLGNSSSGKQGYALARIAAARGAKVTLVAANSELADPAGVQVVPVTSTRELYDEITGRAVDADAIVMAAAPADFRPADVAGHKIKKTADGSVPAVSLVQNPDILATISHDRRRTDQVIVGFAAETGDEEHSVIELARAKLERKGCDLLVVNDVSGGKVFGSDTNEAVILDRDGGALPFPSGSKDALAGVIWNLVATHWH; this comes from the coding sequence ATGACGCAGCCACCTCCGACCCCCGGCGAAGCCTCGGCCCCGGGGGGTTCGGTCGTTCCCACCACCAAGCCGAACGTGGTGCTCGGCGTCGGTGGTGGCATCGCGGCGTACAAGGTCTGTGATCTGCTCCGGCGGCTGACCGAGTCGGGGCATCGGGTCCGGGTGGTGCCGACCGCGGCCGCGCTGGAGTTCGTCGGCGCGGCGACCTGGGCGGCGCTGTCGGGGCAACCGGTGACTGCCGATCCGTTCGACGACGTGCACGAAGTGCCGCATGTCCGGATCGGGAAGGGTGCCGATCTGGTGGTCGTGGCGCCCGCCACCGCGAACCTGATCGCCAAGGCCGCCCACGGTCTGGCCGACGACCTGCTCACCAACACCCTGCTGACCGCGCGCTGCCCGATCCTGTTCGCGGCCGCGATGCACACCGAGATGTGGGAGCACCCCGCCACGCAGGCGAATGTGGCGACGCTGCGGTCGCGCGGCATCACCGTGCTCGATCCCGCGGTCGGGCGCCTGACCGGCAGCGACACCGGCCGCGGCCGGCTGCCCGAACCCGCCGAGATCTTCGCGATCAGCCAGCTGATGCTCGCCGACGAGACCGCCCGGGCGGCGGGTCAGTCCGTCGCCGACCTGACCGGCAAACACGTCCTGGTCAGCGCCGGTGGAACGCGCGAGCACCTTGACCCGGTCCGGTACCTGGGCAACTCCTCCTCCGGCAAACAGGGCTACGCCCTCGCCCGGATCGCGGCCGCCCGCGGTGCGAAGGTCACGCTGGTCGCCGCCAACTCGGAGCTGGCCGATCCGGCCGGCGTCCAGGTCGTCCCGGTGACGAGCACCCGCGAGCTGTACGACGAGATCACCGGCCGCGCGGTGGACGCCGACGCGATCGTGATGGCAGCGGCCCCGGCAGACTTCCGGCCGGCCGACGTCGCGGGGCACAAGATCAAGAAGACGGCCGACGGCTCGGTGCCCGCCGTCAGCCTGGTGCAGAACCCGGACATCCTCGCGACCATCTCGCACGACCGGCGACGGACGGACCAGGTGATCGTCGGCTTCGCGGCCGAGACCGGCGACGAAGAGCACAGCGTGATCGAGCTGGCCCGTGCCAAGCTCGAACGCAAGGGTTGTGACCTGCTGGTGGTCAACGACGTGTCCGGCGGCAAGGTCTTCGGCAGCGACACCAACGAAGCGGTCATCCTGGACCGCGACGGCGGCGCGCTGCCCTTCCCCTCCGGCAGCAAGGACGCACTCGCCGGTGTCATCTGGAACTTGGTCGCCACCCACTGGCACTGA
- a CDS encoding winged helix DNA-binding domain-containing protein yields MSGLAWEAIVARRMRRHYLDVPAAGSPTDVVRAMSGAHAQVLSAAEISVALRMEKATRADVQRALWEDRTLVKTFGPRGTVHLLPADELSLWMRALSVLPRSGGQAAPAARMTSDQLAEVIEAIGSALSAGDLTMEELSEQVIARTGSWAGDLVMPAFQEFWPRWRQAIPAASKAGVLCYGPNRGRKTTYSNPQRFAPFAPGNGEEALSEVLRRFLHTYGPATPQQFAKWLSAPPGFVAKVFATTAGLEQVEVNGTTAWLKAGDTELPPEPVRGVRLLPYFDAYGVGSHPRELVFPGEAYTRALAGGQAGNYPVLLVDGIVAGVWHQKRSGRRLQVTVETLRPLKPAQLRSLDEQVERLGEIVGATPELTLGKVTVGPHA; encoded by the coding sequence ATGAGCGGCTTGGCGTGGGAAGCGATCGTGGCGCGGCGGATGCGGCGGCACTACCTGGACGTACCAGCGGCGGGAAGCCCGACGGACGTCGTACGGGCTATGTCTGGGGCGCATGCGCAGGTGCTGTCGGCGGCGGAGATCTCTGTTGCGCTGCGGATGGAGAAGGCGACGCGGGCCGACGTCCAGCGTGCGCTGTGGGAGGACCGCACGCTGGTGAAGACTTTCGGGCCGCGGGGGACTGTTCACCTGTTGCCTGCGGACGAGCTTTCGCTGTGGATGCGGGCGTTGTCGGTGTTGCCTCGGTCTGGTGGTCAAGCGGCACCGGCTGCGCGCATGACCAGCGACCAACTGGCCGAGGTGATCGAAGCAATCGGGAGCGCGCTCTCTGCCGGCGATCTGACGATGGAAGAACTCAGCGAACAGGTGATCGCCCGGACCGGTTCCTGGGCGGGCGATCTGGTGATGCCGGCGTTCCAGGAGTTCTGGCCGCGCTGGCGCCAGGCGATCCCAGCGGCCAGTAAGGCGGGTGTCCTCTGCTACGGCCCGAACCGGGGTCGCAAGACCACCTACTCCAACCCGCAGCGGTTCGCGCCGTTCGCACCCGGGAACGGCGAGGAAGCGCTCTCTGAGGTTCTCCGGCGGTTTCTGCACACGTACGGCCCGGCCACTCCGCAGCAGTTCGCGAAATGGCTGAGTGCGCCGCCGGGCTTTGTGGCGAAGGTGTTCGCGACCACCGCGGGCCTCGAGCAGGTGGAGGTGAACGGCACCACGGCGTGGCTGAAGGCCGGCGACACGGAGTTGCCCCCCGAGCCGGTTCGCGGCGTACGACTGCTGCCGTACTTCGACGCGTACGGCGTGGGCAGCCATCCGCGCGAACTCGTGTTTCCCGGCGAGGCGTACACCCGCGCACTGGCAGGCGGGCAAGCCGGCAACTATCCCGTCCTGCTGGTCGACGGCATCGTCGCCGGAGTGTGGCACCAGAAGCGCTCAGGCCGCCGTCTGCAGGTGACGGTCGAAACCCTTCGCCCGTTGAAGCCTGCCCAGCTCCGGTCGCTGGACGAACAAGTCGAGCGCTTGGGTGAGATCGTCGGCGCCACGCCGGAATTGACCCTCGGCAAGGTCACCGTCGGACCACATGCGTGA
- the metK gene encoding methionine adenosyltransferase translates to MARRLFTSESVTEGHPDKIADQISDSILDALLAEDPKSRVAVETLVTTGLVVVAGEVTTSAYVDIPGIVRKRILDIGYDSSLKGFDGASCGVSVAIGSQSPDIAQGVNTAYETRTDASVDELDLQGAGDQGLMFGYATNETAELMPLPITIAHRLSERLSEVRKDGTMAYLRPDGKTQVTVEYDGDKAVRIDTVVVSSQHAADISLDSMLTPDVKKHVVDPILEQFDIDSTDYKLLVNPTGRFEIGGPMGDAGLTGRKIIVDTYGGMARHGGGAFSGKDPSKVDRSAAYAMRWVAKNIVAAGLAARAEVQVAYAIGKASPVGVYVDTFGTETVPVDKISDAVLEVFDLRPAAIIRDLELLRPIYAQTAANGHFGRTGDDFTWERTDRVDALKAAVAK, encoded by the coding sequence GTGGCGAGGCGCCTTTTCACGTCCGAGTCGGTGACGGAAGGTCATCCGGACAAGATCGCTGACCAGATCAGCGACTCCATCCTCGATGCCCTGCTGGCCGAGGATCCGAAGAGCCGCGTCGCGGTGGAGACCCTTGTCACGACCGGCCTGGTGGTCGTGGCCGGCGAGGTCACCACGTCGGCGTACGTGGACATCCCCGGGATCGTCCGCAAGCGGATCCTGGACATCGGCTACGACTCGTCGCTGAAGGGCTTCGACGGCGCCTCCTGCGGCGTCTCGGTCGCCATCGGCAGCCAGTCGCCCGACATCGCCCAGGGCGTCAACACGGCGTACGAGACGCGCACGGACGCCTCCGTCGACGAGCTCGACCTGCAGGGCGCCGGCGACCAGGGCCTGATGTTCGGCTACGCCACCAACGAGACGGCCGAGCTGATGCCGCTGCCGATCACCATCGCGCACCGGCTGTCCGAGCGGCTGTCGGAGGTCCGCAAGGACGGCACGATGGCGTACCTGCGTCCCGACGGCAAGACCCAGGTCACGGTCGAGTACGACGGTGACAAGGCGGTCCGGATCGACACCGTCGTGGTCTCCAGCCAGCACGCCGCCGACATCAGCCTCGACTCGATGCTGACGCCGGACGTGAAGAAGCACGTCGTCGACCCGATCCTCGAGCAGTTCGACATCGACTCGACCGACTACAAGCTGCTGGTGAACCCGACCGGCCGGTTCGAGATCGGCGGCCCGATGGGCGACGCGGGTCTGACCGGCCGCAAGATCATCGTCGACACCTACGGCGGCATGGCCCGCCACGGTGGTGGCGCGTTCTCCGGCAAGGACCCGTCGAAGGTCGACCGCTCGGCGGCGTACGCGATGCGCTGGGTGGCCAAGAACATCGTCGCCGCGGGGCTCGCCGCGCGGGCCGAGGTCCAGGTCGCCTACGCGATCGGCAAGGCCAGCCCGGTCGGCGTCTACGTCGACACCTTCGGCACCGAGACCGTTCCGGTCGACAAGATCAGCGACGCGGTGCTCGAGGTCTTCGACCTGCGCCCGGCCGCGATCATCCGCGACCTCGAACTGCTCCGGCCGATCTACGCCCAGACCGCCGCCAACGGCCACTTCGGCCGCACCGGCGACGACTTCACCTGGGAGCGCACCGACCGCGTCGACGCCCTCAAGGCCGCCGTCGCGAAGTAG